DNA from Petropleomorpha daqingensis:
GCGCGCGGCAGCCGCGGTGGGCTCCGCCGGGCGACGGCGACCAGCAGCAGCAGGACGACGGCGGTGACCCGCTCGGCGATCAGCGGGCTCAGCCCCGCGTCCGACGAGACCTGGGCGAGCAGGGCGAAGAACAACCCGAACCCGACGCCGGCCGCCAAGGGCAGGCCCAACCCGGCAGGGCGCACCCGCCCCAGCGACGCCAGCCCGGCGTCGGCGGAGACGAGGACGACGGCGACCAGCGCCAGCGCGATGCCGACCGCGGCCGGTACGCCGAGCCGGTCGCCGAGCGCGAGTCCCACGAGGACCGGCACCGCGGCGGCGCAGAGCGCCGTGACCGGCGCGACGACGCTCATCACGCCGTCGGCGAGCGCCCGGTAGAACAGCACCAGCCCGAGGGTCCCGGCAGCACCGGCCGCCGCGGCCCAGGCGAGGTCGGCGACCGACGCCGGTCCGCCCAGCCAGGGCAGCAGCGCGAGCAGGAGGACCAGCCCGACGCTCTGGGCGCCGGCCACCGCCGACTGCGCGTTCGCCCGCCGGGTGGCCAGGCCGCCGCAGAAGTCGGCGCTGCCGTAGACCAGCGCCGAGGCCAGAGCCAGGAGCGCCGCCACCCGCCCAGCATGCCGGACCGGAAACCCGGCGGCGGGCGGGGGACGGCGCCGGGCAGAATGGCCTCCCGTGTCCGGCGCGAACGATCCCTACGACCCGAAGCAGGTGGCCGCCCTGTCC
Protein-coding regions in this window:
- a CDS encoding EamA family transporter produces the protein MAALLALASALVYGSADFCGGLATRRANAQSAVAGAQSVGLVLLLALLPWLGGPASVADLAWAAAAGAAGTLGLVLFYRALADGVMSVVAPVTALCAAAVPVLVGLALGDRLGVPAAVGIALALVAVVLVSADAGLASLGRVRPAGLGLPLAAGVGFGLFFALLAQVSSDAGLSPLIAERVTAVVLLLLVAVARRSPPRLPRAALPLVLLSGVLDIAANVLYLVATQLPGQLAVVGVLASLYPVSTVVLAQVVLRERLVPAQLAGLGAAVLAVVLITV